The Cellulomonas fulva genome includes a window with the following:
- the rapZ gene encoding RNase adapter RapZ has translation MSDEPSPMTVPAGIPAIDAATQHPRLQQPQVLIITGMSGAGRTRAAAVLEDLDWYVVDNLPAQMLTHLVGMLTSGPVETRAHRVAAVIDVRGRGFFADLAQVLGGLREAGVEYRVLFLDASDEVLVRRFEQVRRPHPLQGDGRIMDGIAEERAVLADIRERADTVVDTSDLNVHDLAREVRALVGGEMDDVLRVSVISFGFKYGIPLDADHVVDVRFLANPYWVTELRHLTGRDAPVRDYVLGLPGATTFIDRYVGALEPVLAGYLNEEKRYVTIAVGCTGGKHRSVAISEAVAARLREAGHRVSVAARDLGKE, from the coding sequence ATGAGCGACGAGCCTTCGCCCATGACGGTCCCCGCGGGGATCCCCGCCATCGACGCCGCGACCCAGCACCCGCGGCTGCAGCAGCCCCAGGTGCTGATCATCACTGGCATGTCCGGCGCGGGCCGGACCCGCGCGGCGGCCGTGCTCGAGGACCTCGACTGGTACGTCGTCGACAACCTGCCCGCGCAGATGCTCACCCACCTCGTCGGGATGCTCACCAGCGGCCCCGTGGAGACGCGCGCGCACCGCGTGGCGGCGGTGATCGACGTCCGCGGCCGGGGGTTCTTCGCCGACCTCGCCCAGGTGCTGGGCGGTCTGCGGGAGGCGGGCGTCGAGTACCGGGTGCTGTTCCTCGACGCGTCCGACGAGGTGCTCGTCCGGCGGTTCGAGCAGGTGCGCCGGCCGCACCCGCTGCAGGGCGACGGACGGATCATGGACGGGATCGCCGAGGAGCGCGCCGTCCTCGCGGACATCCGCGAGCGGGCCGACACGGTCGTGGACACCTCGGACCTCAACGTCCACGACCTCGCCCGCGAGGTGCGCGCGCTCGTCGGCGGCGAGATGGACGACGTGCTGCGGGTCTCGGTCATCTCCTTCGGGTTCAAGTACGGCATCCCGCTGGACGCGGACCACGTGGTCGACGTCCGCTTCCTGGCGAACCCCTACTGGGTCACCGAGCTGCGGCACCTCACCGGTCGGGACGCGCCGGTGCGCGACTACGTGCTGGGGCTGCCCGGGGCGACCACCTTCATCGACCGCTACGTCGGCGCGCTCGAGCCCGTGCTCGCGGGCTACCTCAACGAGGAGAAGCGCTACGTCACCATCGCGGTCGGCTGCACGGGCGGCAAGCACCGCTCGGTCGCCATCAGCGAGGCGGTCGCGGCGCGGCTCCGGGAGGCCGGTCACCGGGTCTCGGTCGCCGCGCGGGACCTGGGCAAGGAGTGA